The following coding sequences lie in one Fibrobacter sp. UWT2 genomic window:
- a CDS encoding TM2 domain-containing protein has product MPAQGEHNKWIALALCILLGYLGLHRFYEGKIWTGILWLCTGGLCGVGIVVDAILIVMKPEKY; this is encoded by the coding sequence ATGCCCGCTCAAGGTGAACATAACAAGTGGATTGCCCTCGCCCTTTGCATTTTGCTGGGCTATCTGGGTCTGCACCGTTTTTACGAAGGCAAAATTTGGACCGGTATTCTCTGGCTTTGCACCGGCGGTCTCTGCGGCGTAGGCATTGTCGTCGACGCCATCCTTATCGTCATGAAACCGGAAAAGTACTAA
- a CDS encoding ABC transporter permease codes for MLHVFKHEMRLIFRDPRFWIPFIIPPVILAASQAIAVSRYGGQIMQGMEGYMMLLLGCLMAPMGSPLAADSFAGERERNSLELLQLSPIAPVKLFWGKLLAVLPFPVAFSLLAEFAYWFSHPEISTTVAMASILGAFSAVLLTTSFSLMLSLRVKTVRAAAHLSLFVVVPLLLLVQLGHEAFLQGLFVPSVFFVLSVVVCAAAIFGGMRKFVSL; via the coding sequence GTGCTCCACGTATTTAAACACGAAATGCGCTTGATATTTAGGGATCCCCGATTCTGGATTCCTTTCATTATTCCGCCAGTGATTTTGGCGGCAAGCCAGGCGATTGCCGTGTCGCGTTATGGTGGGCAGATTATGCAGGGCATGGAAGGTTATATGATGCTTCTGCTGGGGTGCCTCATGGCTCCCATGGGTTCGCCCCTAGCGGCTGACAGTTTTGCGGGGGAGCGCGAACGTAATTCGCTCGAGCTTTTGCAACTGTCTCCGATTGCACCCGTTAAACTCTTTTGGGGCAAGCTTTTGGCGGTGTTGCCGTTCCCGGTAGCGTTCTCGCTTTTGGCGGAATTTGCTTACTGGTTTTCTCATCCTGAAATTTCTACGACAGTGGCGATGGCGTCTATTCTCGGGGCTTTTTCTGCGGTTCTCCTGACCACTTCGTTTTCGCTGATGCTTTCGCTTCGGGTAAAGACGGTGCGTGCTGCAGCGCATCTTTCGCTGTTCGTGGTGGTTCCGCTTTTGCTGCTGGTGCAGCTGGGGCACGAGGCCTTTTTGCAGGGGCTGTTTGTTCCGTCGGTGTTTTTTGTCCTGTCTGTGGTGGTATGTGCCGCCGCGATTTTCGGGGGCATGCGCAAGTTTGTGAGCCTGTAG